The Desulfovibrio subterraneus genome has a segment encoding these proteins:
- a CDS encoding FprA family A-type flavoprotein, whose protein sequence is MKPVEIKKNIFWVGAVDYVSRDFHGYSLSPQGTTYNAYVVKDEKTVLFDNVKEGFLSTLLCRLSQVVEPEKIDYIVCNHLEPDHAGCLPELIKLCKPEKIYCSPMGKRSMEAHFDIEGWPVEVVKTGDSINIGSRDIHFVETRMLHWPDSMVSYIPQDKLLICNDAFGQNIASTERYADEVDRAVLEHAMTEYYHNIVLPFSPIVIKTLDLIAEMKLDIDMLAPDHGLIFRGDDVQWCLNKYREFAEQGWKKRAVIVYDTMWHSTEKMAYAVASGLESEGVPCRIMWLKSDHHSAVMTELSRCGAVIFGSPTHNNGLLPNVAKMLTYMKGLRPQNKIGGAFGSFGWSGECVKQLTEWIGDMGFEMPVEGVKVKHVPKHDTYQDCYNMGVEIAKALKEKCGE, encoded by the coding sequence ATGAAACCCGTAGAAATCAAAAAAAATATTTTCTGGGTGGGAGCCGTAGACTACGTCAGCCGCGACTTCCACGGCTACTCCCTTTCCCCCCAGGGAACCACCTACAACGCCTATGTGGTCAAGGACGAAAAGACCGTTCTTTTCGACAACGTGAAAGAAGGCTTCCTTTCCACCCTGCTGTGCCGCCTGTCTCAGGTGGTCGAGCCCGAGAAGATTGACTACATCGTCTGCAACCACCTTGAACCTGACCATGCAGGCTGCCTGCCCGAGCTCATCAAGCTGTGCAAGCCCGAAAAGATTTACTGCTCGCCCATGGGCAAGCGTTCCATGGAAGCCCACTTCGATATCGAAGGCTGGCCCGTGGAAGTGGTGAAGACCGGTGATTCCATCAACATCGGCTCCCGCGACATCCACTTTGTGGAAACCCGCATGCTGCACTGGCCGGATTCCATGGTCTCCTACATTCCGCAGGACAAGCTGCTCATCTGCAACGATGCCTTCGGCCAGAACATCGCCTCCACCGAACGCTATGCCGACGAAGTGGACCGCGCCGTGCTTGAGCACGCCATGACCGAATACTACCACAACATCGTGCTGCCCTTCTCGCCCATCGTCATCAAGACGCTGGACCTGATTGCAGAGATGAAGCTCGACATCGACATGCTCGCTCCCGACCACGGCCTCATTTTCCGCGGCGACGACGTGCAGTGGTGCCTGAACAAGTACCGCGAATTCGCCGAGCAGGGCTGGAAGAAGCGTGCCGTAATCGTATATGACACCATGTGGCATTCCACCGAAAAGATGGCTTATGCCGTTGCAAGCGGTCTGGAATCCGAAGGCGTGCCCTGCCGCATCATGTGGCTGAAGTCCGACCACCACAGCGCCGTGATGACCGAACTTTCCCGCTGCGGCGCAGTGATCTTCGGCTCGCCCACCCACAACAACGGCCTGCTGCCCAACGTGGCAAAGATGCTCACCTACATGAAGGGCCTGCGTCCCCAGAACAAGATCGGCGGCGCGTTCGGCTCGTTCGGCTGGTCCGGCGAGTGCGTTAAGCAGCTCACTGAGTGGATCGGCGACATGGGCTTTGAAATGCCTGTTGAAGGCGTGAAGGTGAAGCACGTGCCCAAGCATGACACCTATCAGGACTGCTACAACATGGGCGTTGAAATCGCCAAGGCCCTGAAGGAAAAGTGCGGCGAATAA
- a CDS encoding M48 family metallopeptidase, protein MNICLILVLVFLLLAWGLEAVASLLTLRKLNSPAAALPAEFKGVADEEAYARSQAYTRANVRFDMITETAGAVVLVAAILAGAFNWLDVAAMRVTEHPILQGLVFFGLLGLVNSLVSMPAAVYRTFVLEERFGFNRTTPALFIRDRIKGAVLAVCIGAPLLAGVLWFFGALGSWAWLTAWVFTVAVMLVVQYVAPVLILPLFNKFTPLPEGSLRSAIEEYVRSAGFAVSGLFVMDGSKRSGKGNAFFTGFGKKKRIALFDTLVDSMTEEEIVGVVAHEVGHCKLRHVHRMMVAGILRTGVTFLLLSFVLGYGPMFDAFGMDRMSTHAGIVFFGFLYTPVSLLMGLWANVRSRAYEFEADAFAAQTTKKAEALASALKRLSVSNLSNLTPHPFAVFLHYSHPPVVERIRRLKELAAS, encoded by the coding sequence ATGAATATATGCCTGATTCTTGTGTTGGTGTTCCTGTTGCTGGCGTGGGGGCTTGAGGCGGTTGCCTCGCTGCTTACCCTGCGCAAGCTGAACTCTCCGGCTGCCGCGTTGCCTGCGGAATTCAAGGGGGTGGCCGATGAAGAAGCCTATGCACGGTCGCAGGCATATACCCGCGCCAATGTCCGCTTTGACATGATAACGGAAACAGCGGGTGCCGTGGTGCTTGTCGCAGCCATTCTTGCCGGCGCCTTCAACTGGCTGGATGTTGCAGCCATGCGTGTTACGGAGCATCCCATACTGCAGGGGCTGGTGTTCTTCGGCCTGCTCGGGCTGGTCAATTCCCTTGTTTCCATGCCTGCAGCGGTATACCGGACCTTTGTGCTTGAAGAGCGCTTCGGTTTCAACCGCACCACACCCGCCCTGTTCATCCGTGACAGGATAAAGGGTGCCGTGCTTGCCGTGTGCATTGGCGCGCCGCTGCTGGCCGGAGTTCTGTGGTTCTTCGGCGCGCTGGGCAGCTGGGCATGGCTCACTGCCTGGGTGTTTACCGTGGCTGTTATGCTGGTGGTGCAGTATGTGGCCCCCGTGCTCATTCTGCCGCTGTTCAACAAGTTCACTCCGCTGCCGGAGGGTTCGCTGCGCAGCGCCATTGAAGAATATGTGCGTTCGGCGGGCTTTGCCGTATCCGGCCTGTTTGTGATGGACGGTTCCAAGCGCTCCGGCAAGGGCAATGCCTTTTTCACGGGCTTTGGCAAAAAGAAGCGCATTGCTCTGTTCGACACGCTTGTGGATTCCATGACGGAAGAAGAGATCGTGGGCGTGGTGGCACACGAGGTGGGGCATTGCAAGCTGCGCCATGTGCACCGCATGATGGTGGCGGGCATACTCCGTACCGGCGTGACCTTTCTGCTGCTTTCCTTCGTGCTTGGCTACGGCCCCATGTTCGATGCCTTCGGCATGGACAGAATGAGCACGCATGCGGGCATTGTGTTCTTCGGTTTTCTGTATACGCCCGTCTCTCTGCTGATGGGGCTGTGGGCCAACGTACGTTCGCGGGCCTATGAATTTGAGGCGGACGCCTTTGCCGCGCAGACCACGAAAAAGGCGGAAGCTCTGGCCTCCGCCCTGAAGCGTCTTTCCGTATCCAATCTTTCCAATCTCACGCCGCATCCGTTTGCGGTGTTTCTGCACTATTCACACCCGCCGGTTGTGGAGCGCATCAGAAGGCTGAAAGAACTGGCAGCCAGTTGA
- a CDS encoding response regulator translates to MKRIFIAEDDIVTRTLISEQVKSFGYAVTSFEDGISVFEALSNNPEGADLLITDVRMPGMDGIELIARLRKMEQFSGFPIIIMSGVVGVKDISELLKNGASRFLAKPIDPDDLSENIRKALSVPHFV, encoded by the coding sequence ATGAAGAGAATATTCATCGCTGAAGACGATATTGTCACGCGCACACTTATATCTGAGCAGGTGAAATCATTCGGCTATGCTGTCACGTCTTTTGAAGACGGCATTTCTGTCTTCGAGGCGCTCAGCAACAACCCCGAAGGCGCTGACCTGCTCATCACGGACGTGCGCATGCCCGGTATGGACGGCATTGAGCTCATCGCCAGACTGCGTAAAATGGAGCAGTTTTCCGGTTTTCCCATAATCATCATGTCCGGGGTGGTGGGCGTGAAGGACATCTCGGAACTGCTCAAAAACGGCGCAAGCCGCTTTCTTGCCAAGCCCATTGACCCCGATGACCTGAGCGAGAACATCAGGAAGGCACTCTCTGTGCCGCATTTCGTCTGA
- a CDS encoding DUF309 domain-containing protein has translation MTAAGRTAKHAHLSAPLSEAERHLLTDEGIRLWNQGAWFACHEAFEALWMAETEQHRDVYKALIQMAAAMHHAERGNNTGAARLFNRACHLLQMRTTSADAAIGIDLVPALHWLQSVVHIVNEANTTTSPPPFRLKRL, from the coding sequence ATGACTGCCGCAGGCCGCACAGCAAAACATGCACACCTTTCCGCCCCACTTTCGGAGGCGGAAAGGCATTTGCTGACGGATGAAGGAATACGCCTGTGGAACCAAGGCGCGTGGTTTGCCTGCCATGAAGCATTTGAAGCCCTGTGGATGGCGGAAACCGAACAGCACAGGGACGTGTACAAGGCTCTGATACAGATGGCAGCCGCAATGCACCACGCAGAGCGCGGCAACAACACCGGCGCGGCACGACTCTTCAACAGGGCATGTCACCTGCTGCAAATGCGCACGACGAGTGCCGATGCGGCCATCGGCATTGACCTTGTTCCGGCCCTGCACTGGCTGCAGAGCGTCGTCCACATCGTAAATGAAGCCAATACGACGACGTCTCCCCCGCCTTTCAGACTGAAACGCCTGTAG
- a CDS encoding TatD family hydrolase — protein MSKKKNTTPAPEPESLNLPHTGVESHAHLDLDAYAEDLQQVLDRARRSGLRHMGNVFLGPEAYYAKRDLFTGSDDVFFLLGLHPCDADKCTPDAVAAMKEAFLNDPRLKAVGEIGLDYYWDDHPRELQQHTFCMQLSMARELERPVVIHSRDSNDDVIRILEERGFKGYPLLWHCFGADMGLAERIIANGWHISIPGPVSYPKNVELREALSVIPEDRLLLETDCPYLSPQPYRGKRNEPAYIVFTAQTVAQELGLPVEELWTRCGENAARFFGL, from the coding sequence ATGTCCAAAAAAAAGAACACTACTCCGGCTCCGGAACCTGAATCCCTTAACCTGCCACACACCGGCGTGGAATCCCACGCGCACCTTGATCTGGACGCCTACGCCGAAGACCTGCAGCAGGTGCTTGACCGCGCCCGCAGATCAGGCCTGCGTCACATGGGCAACGTGTTCCTCGGGCCGGAAGCCTATTACGCCAAGCGCGACCTGTTTACGGGCAGCGATGACGTATTCTTTCTGCTCGGCCTGCACCCCTGTGATGCGGACAAATGCACGCCCGATGCCGTAGCCGCCATGAAGGAAGCCTTTCTGAACGACCCGCGCCTCAAGGCCGTGGGCGAAATCGGCCTCGACTATTATTGGGACGATCATCCGCGCGAACTGCAGCAGCACACCTTCTGCATGCAGCTTTCCATGGCCCGCGAGCTGGAACGCCCCGTGGTCATCCATTCCCGCGATTCCAATGACGATGTCATCCGCATCCTGGAAGAACGCGGCTTCAAGGGCTATCCCCTGCTGTGGCACTGCTTCGGCGCAGATATGGGCCTTGCCGAACGCATTATCGCCAACGGCTGGCACATCTCCATCCCCGGCCCCGTGAGCTACCCCAAAAACGTAGAACTGCGCGAGGCACTTTCCGTCATTCCTGAAGACCGCCTGCTGCTGGAAACGGACTGCCCCTATCTCTCGCCCCAGCCGTATCGCGGCAAGCGCAACGAACCGGCCTACATCGTCTTCACGGCGCAGACCGTTGCGCAGGAACTGGGCCTGCCCGTGGAAGAACTCTGGACTCGCTGCGGGGAAAACGCCGCGCGCTTTTTCGGGCTCTAA